TCGCCGCTGAAAAAGCGCTTGAACTGGGGTTGGGTATTAATGCCGGTCATGATTTAAATCTAGAGAATATGGCCCTCTATCAACGGCTACCGGGTCTCCAGGAAGTATCTATCGGCCACGCGTTAACCGTGGACGCGCTTCTCATGGGCTTTGAAACAGCGGTTAAGGCGTACCTAGAATCATGCCGGGTATGACTTTCGTATTGCTACGACCCGTTTATCGGAAAACTGCTCATCGTAGTTATTAATTCGTTAAACTGAGAGTACTAAGAGCAGTACTTAACGCAGCAGTATCTACAGCAACAGGAGGTAACAATATGCTTTCTCTATTTGTTGAAGACTGTATGGACGGTAACCCTCACGCCCTCTCGACATCAGCAACCGTGCGCGATGCTATTAATTTGTTTACCGCAGCACATATTCCCGGCGCACCCGTTATTGATGAAAACAAGCATTTGGTCGGCTACATCTCTGAGCAGGATTGCCTCAAAGAAATGCTGAATGATGCGTTCTACAGCGAACAGCCGCCATTTGTTACACAAGTGATGAACTACGATGTGAAAACCGTAGCGCCAATGAACAGTGTCTTGGAAGTCGCTGAAGCCATGAGTAAAACGTCACCCAAAAATTATCCCGTGGTTGAAAACGGTCGCCTGGTGGGTATGGTTTCGCGTTCGCGTATACTGAAATCGCTCTCTGAAAACAACAAAGGCGATTACTTCCATCACTAGTGATTACCGTTAGAAAAATGCATTGCGTTCGGGCCCGCTAACAGGCCTTACGTAAGCAGTGAGAACGTCACGCTGACAAATTGAAACCTGTATACTGATATGTCTATTTAATATTTCGGCATATTCATGACACAGGATTCAAAAGACTATCTCGCCCGTAGAAAATTTTTCGATAAGCTTCTCACAATCTATGGGCGCAAACCCTGTTTGGAAGCACTGAGCGACCCTAACGTCGAGCTTTTCCGCTTACACCTCGCCAACTCCAACAAACCGGCTGCCATTCTTGATGACATTCTCCACTTAGCACAGCAGCGCGGCGCTGAAATTCAGTATCACGATAAAAAAGCACTGTCACGTATCTCACGTAACGCCAAACAAGACCAGGGTGTCGCGGCCGATTTGGTGCTGAAGGGCTTTATTGAATTTGACGATTTTCTTAAGGACTTCTCAGCGATAAATCAGGAATTTATTGCACTCGACCGCATTACCAACCCCCAAAACCTCGGTATGATCATTCGCTCGGTTTGCGCTTCACCCTGCGCGGGGCTGATACTGCCGCGTAAAGGTTGTGCCAAGCTCGATGCATTGGTTATTAAAGCCAGTGCGGGTACGCTATTTAAAACACGCGTTATTCGCTGTGAAGACCTCGCCACTTGTCTCCAACAATTTGGCAAGGCAGGTTGTCGTACCATTGCACTCACCTTGGACGCCACAACCAGTGTGAAAAATTACAAATTTGGTGATGCACCATCGGTTTTTGTGTTGGGTAATGAGACCGAGGGTTTAAGTAATGAAGTGTCGGAACAGTGCAATACCCAGCTCAAAATACCCATGGCTAATGGCGTGGAATCGCTCAATGTAGCAGTTACAGCAAGTTTAATAGCCTTCAGAAAAGTTCTTACCGCGTAGATATGACCGTACAATGGCATTTTAATTTTGCGCTTGCTCGACCGACCATAACTGCCCACCCACAACTAACAGTAAAAAAACACAAACACTGCACAGGCTCATAGTGAGAAATAATGTCGCAATGGGAATAAAACCGATCACGTAGCCAGTGACCAGCGCGCCCAGAGGGGCCATACCAAACAGCGCAACCTGATACAAACTCACGAACCGACCCTTCTGTTCGGGTCGCGCAATGGACTGTAGCACCATGCGACAGTGAGTTGAAGAATAGCCGGCTATCCAGCCCCAAAAAACCATGAGAATATATAGCCCATTAAACGTTGGTTCTCGTGAAAGGCCATACCCTGCAATCGCAGTATATAGCAAACTAAATAAGGCACCGCGCCCCGGAAATTGTAACGCGGGCTTGCGCATAATCGTGACGTAGGCAACAAGCATACCCAACACGAAACTAAACTGAAGAAAGCCGTACTGTACAGCATTAAAGTCGTAGATATCGCGAGCCAAAACAGGGATAGCCACCAAAAACAAACCCATGTGCATAAAGCCGTTAAAGCTGATGAGTAAAATAAGTTGTCGCACCCCTGGCTCAGCCAGAGCCGCGGAAACGCCCTTCCCGAAGTCGGTAATTAGACCATCGCCTTTACTTTCGGCTTCGGCAATGGGGGCGAACGCCGGCGTGCGGTGCAACTGAAGCAAACTTAAGCCTGCGACAGCTGTAAAGAGCATTTGTATGACACACACCATCACAAGACTGATCTGCTCTGACAATGATGCGAATAAAACCCCAAGGCTCTGCAAACTGAACTGCACGATACTCGCTCGGGTTATTTTTACCTGAAGACTGTGTCGCGATAATTCCCCAATAATTTTCTCGCGCACTGGTTGTAAGAAAGCATTGGCACTTCCCACTACAGCCGCATACAAAACCAGCCAGATAAAATTTAATGCTGATAACCAAACAAGCAGCGCTAAAAACGTATAGGCTAAAAATAAAACGCCCTGCGCACAAGCCATAATTCTGGCAGGTTTGCCTTTGTCAGCCCAGACTCCCGCGATCAACATAAAAACAATATTGGGCAGCAGCGCAGATGCCTGCACCCAACCCACATGGCTGGCGCTCAAACCGACGATACCAATCGACAACCACGCCAGAAGTACCTGGTGGATACCCAGGGCAAATGCGCTTGCACCGTGTGCAGTGAGAAATAATCGCAATGCTTGAAACAAAAATTTTGTGCCTAATAAGATTACTTGGAAAAAGAAAGCCCCAGCGCAAAAAAAGAGCCACGAAGTGGTGGCTCTTGTATTGGAATTCTAATTATAAAAGATTCTAATACTTGTATCCGGTTTCTTCGTGCAGTACCAAATCCAGCCCTTGAGTTTCCTCGTCTTTGTCGACGCGAACACCGCTGGTGAGCATGTCGGTAAGTTTGAGTACACCATAAGTAACAACGGCGGTATATGCTGCCACCGCCACAACGCCTAACGCTTGCACGCCTAATTGCGCCACGATAGTTTCGTTGTCTCCACCAAAGCCAAAACCGGAAAAAATGCCCAAGCCAGGGGAACAAAAAACACCTGCGGCCAATGTACCAATAATGCCGCCAACACCATGCACGGGAAACACGTCCAGAGAATCATCAATAATCAGGGTGCGTTTTATAAATTGTGTCGCAAAGAAGCAAATAACGCCTGCGCTTAAACCGATCACCAGAGCAGCGGCGGGCCCTACATAGCCTGACGCTGGCGTAATAGTACCCAAACCGGCAACCATACCTGTAACGATACCCAAAACACTGGGTTTGCCAAACTTTGACCATTCCATCGTCATCCATGCCAGGGAACCTGCCGCCGCCGAGATATGGGTTACCAGCATCGCCATTGCAGCATCGCCATTTGCAGCCAGGGCACTACCAGCATTAAAACCAAACCAGCCAACCCACAACATACCAGCTCCAGTTACCGTCATAGTCATATTGTGCGGCGGCATGGCAGTTTCCGGAAACCCCCGGCGATTACCGATGACAAGCGCACACACTAATGCAGCAACGCCCGCCGTAATATGCACTACGGTTCCTCCTGCGAAATCCAAGAGCCCGTATTGCGCCAGCCAACCGCCGCCCCAAACCCAGTGGCAAACTGGGGCATACACCAGCAAAAGCCAGAACAAACTGAAAATAAGCACCGAGGAAAATTTCATTCGCTCTGCGAACGCACCGACCACAAGTGCCGGGGTAATAATTGCAAAAGTCATCTGAAACATAGCAAACAGAGACTCGGGTATATCGCCAGAAAGCGTATCTCTGGCGATGCCCGCAAAAAAGGCGTTGCTTAAGTCGCCTATCAATAAATTACCTTCGCCAAAGGCCAGACTATAACCCATCACTAACCAAGCCAGCGAGGCCAAACACGCGATCGCGAAGCATTGCATAAGTACTGAGAGTACGTTTTTGGTTCTTACTAAGCCACCGTAGAAAAGCGATAGCCCCGGTAAGGTCATAAATAACACCAACGCTGTAGATGTTAAAATCCAGCCGGTATTGCCGCCATTCAATTCATCGGCGTGCGCAATGCCGGAAAGCGCCAGAAAAGGCAAAACACGTAAGAGGTTTTTCATTAAATCGCTCCTAATTATTCATTATGGTTGCCAGTTAATTGGGATTGCATTAACTGGTTTTATTGAGCGAGATTGCACCTGCGGGACAACCCGTTTTTGTTTTTATCAATCTCTTGCCTGAGCGCGACAGGGCTGGCTCGGCAGGCCGGCAAAGATACCATAGAGGGCGGGGGATTTTAACAGCAGGCTGCGTATTTTTGCACCAACAAAGCGCAGAGAATCCTGCATCTTGACCTACAACAATGCTTACGAGAATGCTCAGATAAGAGACGTCTGCTTGCGAAATTGATCCAGGCGATCCACCTGTTGTTGGTAGGCGATGGCGTTGTATGTTTTTGCCGCTGCACCGAGCTGCAGAGATAACTGAGGATGGCTTTCGGAAATGCGTTTAGCCAGTGTAGCCAGGGTTTCATTTGGCGCACGCGTAACACCGTGTTTCTCAAGGCGTTTTAGGAGATCAAACAGTATGCGCTGATGGGGCGGCACGGGTATAGAGCGATGCCGAATTAAGCTCATCATATAATAAATAAACAATAAAGTGCCAATACCACCTACAAAGAATACAGCAATACGCCATGGCGCATCACCACCCAGCAATTTTTCCAATGTGCTTCGCTGGCTATCACTGTCGTAGCCCATAACCCGCATTTGCCAGAGATAATCCCACTCCTCCATTTTATTACGTAGTTGCGCTATCATCGCCATACCGCGTAATCGCAACAGCGCTCCTCCGACCAAATTTGTTTCCTCCCGATCTAGAGCGCTTAGCAGCGATTGATCAATACGTGCCGGACTCACCGCCGCAGTGGGATCGACGCGTCGCCACCCTTCACCAGGAAGCCACACCTCAGCCCAGGCATGCGCATCGGATTGGCGAACCACCAGATAATTACCTTCGCGATTAAACTCGCCTCCCAAGTAACCCACAACTACGCGCGCGGGAATTCCTGCAGCCCGCATTAAAAATACAAAACTTGATGAATAGTGTTCACAAAAGCCGCGCTGAGTTACAAATAAAAAATCATCGACGGCATTTTCGCCGAGTTCTGGAGCGCGTAGCGTGTAGTAAAAACTGTCGCGATAAAGCTGCAAAGCCTTTTCAACAATTTGCTGCTGCGACTGCCCCTCCTTCAGCCAGGATTCAGCCAGTTTCCTACTAAGCGGATTACCTCCTTGGGGTAATAAAATATTGCGACGTAATTCCCCGAGCGCCGCCTTCATTGCATTAATTTTATATTCCTGGAGCGTTATCACGTTGTATTTGGTGCGCGTACGAATCGGTTTATTGCTGACCAATAAAAATTCTTCTGTCGAGAGAATATCGATTGATGGTGAGTGAGCTTCGAGCGGTAACATGATTGAAAACAACCAAGGATACTGATGCGGCTCAAGCAACACCGTGTAGCGATAAAGCTCAGCATTTTGCGTATTATTTAAATTAATGGGCTGAGCCGATTTCGATTCAACCTGCCAACGGGAGTGTAAGCGCGTCGCATCTTCGCCGCCCATACTCAAAGACATCCAGGGTGCGCCACGTCGCGACCAACGTCTACCGTCAAAATTTTCCAACACCAAACCGCGCCAATATCGCTGCTGTGGCGGCGGAACCTCGCCGTCAAATGATGCCCGCAACACAATTTCGCTGGATTGAATCAGTTCACTGAAATCACCAGGGCTCATGGAATCACTAAAACCGGTGGTGCCCGCGCCACGCATACTGGGTACCGCCCACAACTGCCCTAATCTTGGCATTACCAAAAATAGGATTAACATTACGGGCAGACTTTGCAAAAGTAAAATACCCGCCGCACGTAGTTGATATAGAACGGAAATGGTGCGATGACGAAATACAGATTGTAACGCCGCAAGTAGAATAACACTGGAAAACAAGGCGTAAATGCTCGTGTAAAATGTTTGTTGCAACAGCAGCTGAGCACCAACAGCTACAAAACCAATATATAAAATAATCAGCACCCCGGCCCTGTCACGCACTTCTACCAGCTTCAATACAAACGATAACACCAGTAAGCCAATCATGGGTTCCACACCCATTCGGGGGCCGAAGCTCAATGCCAAACCTGCCATGCCCACCAGGCCTAACACCAATTTAATTTTGCTACCGGGATAAGGCCAAACACCGCGATACACCTGAACGCGAATAATAATTGCGCACAACCAATAAACCGGCAACCAGTGTGGCAAATGGAAAAATAGCGGCAATATAGCTACCCCCTGCGCCACAAAGATCCAGCCCAAGGTGTGACGACTGACCTGTTCACTGGCAAAGCGGCCCGCCGTGGCACCGCCACTTGCAATTGTAGAGCCTGTACGAAAAAATTTGCGCCTACTCGTTATTTTGGTCATAACGCGTAAGTTGCCAGGGCTTCGAGCACTGCGCGACGATGGTTTTCGCCTTTATCGGGTGCGACGGTTTTGGTAGGAAGCTTCAAACCGTAATACTCATCCTGAATATCAAACTGCAGCGCCCAATAACACAGTGCAGAGATGCGCTCTTCGAGATTGCTACCGGGAATGGCGTCGAGATCAAGCCAGCGTTCTTTCGAAAGGTTTTGGCTAAATTCCTTTACAAACAAACCCCGCTCCTGGGCAAAATGCTTCCACGCAATTTGTTTTAATGAATCACCTGGAATGTAATTTTTAAGCCCAGAATAATCTTCGCCACCCTTCATTGGGTGTTGACCATCACCTTCACCTTCTGCGGCGGGTGCGGCGATGGCTTCACGCTTAATCGGTTCAGGATAAATTAACGCGTTAATATCCCAGTTCAACCAAGACCAGCAGCGCAAGACCCCCAGCGGATAAAAGCTTTGTATGCGCATGCGCCCTGGTTGGAGCCAACCGCGATAAAAAGTGGCAGCAGGCACAACGACTTTCACCGATTCATTTGGCGGAATATCAATATTAACCACGGAATCGCGTTCATCCTGCCATGCCATTTCAATATTTTCAGCATAGCGTTTAGCGCGCACTTGCAACGTAAAGGTAAACTGTGCCTGCTCACCGGCATGCACACTGGGTACGCCCGAAAACTCAACAGAGAGCGCCGCCAGATTGGCGTGGGTTTGTAAAATGGCAACTATAAAAATACTGGTAAGTAGAAATGCCAGACCTAATACTAAATTGTTCTGATAATTTGTGCCTAATAGCCACAAGATAAGAATGATTCCGATAAACGCAAAGCCACGCTTTGACGGAAAAATATAGAGTTTATCTCGCGTTAAAAGATGTTGGCTCTGAGGTCTCACCCGTTTGTCGATAAATTTAAAGAATCGCTGTTGACCTCGTTCCCGAAGCGCATCAAACCATTGAGTTAACATGTTAACCTCATCGGGAGGCCAGCACATCCACGCTGGTAAGTAAATGATCGACCAGCGAACGCGCTTTTTCCGGGCGCCCGGTTACCGAATGCGAATGGACACCGCGAACTCGATGCCCTACAACCGCGGGCATTACCATCTGAATATCTTCCGGCAGTAAATACTCACGATTGTGCAGCAACGCCCAGGCGCGCGCTGCGCGTAACCAGGCCATAGCACCCCGCGGCGAAATACCGTAGCTGAAACTTTCATCATAACGGGTGAACTCGACCAAGCGTTGCAAATAATCCAGTAGCTGGTCGGTGGCTTTAATAGCATCAACACTGGATTGAATGCTCTGCAACGCCTGTAACGACATAACCGGTTCCATTTCCACAAGTTTATTGCGCGGGTCGCTGCCTTTCAGTAACTGTTGTTCGGTTTCACGGTTGGGGTAGCCCAGCGAAATACGCATTAAAAAACGATCTAACTGGGATTCAGGAAGCGGATAGGTGCCCGCCTGGCTCAATGGGTTTTGCGTAGCGATAACAAAAAACGGTTCGGGAAGCGGTCGTGTTTCTCCCTCAACAGTCACCTGCCTCTCCTCCATCGCCTCCAGCAATGCGCTCTGGGTTTTAGGAGTGGTGCGGTTTATCTCATCGGCCAATAATACTTGCGAAAAAATGGGCCCCGGTAGAAATTTAAATTCGCTCACTTTTCGATCGAATATAGCCGCGCCTAAAATGTCTGCGGGCAGAAGATCGGATGTGAATTGTACACGCTGGTATTGCAAGCCAAGAGCCCGCGCCAGGCATTGCGCCAAGGTCGTTTTACCCATGCCCGGCAGATCTTCAATCAGTAAATGGCCTCTCGCAAGCAAACAGGTCATTGCGAGCTTTACCTGGGTTTCTTTACCAAGCAAAACCGAACTCACGCTCGTAAACAAGTTCTCAATGTGTGTTTTCATAAGTTCTAGTCTAGCCGAGGCTTATCGAAGTTGAATATTATCGACGTAGAGTGTGCGTTTTTTATCAAGTTTGTAGGAATAGATCATTAATCCGCGAATGTTGGCCATATCGTTGGCGCGGTGCTTCGGACCCTGTTTGATCTTTTCGAGCGGAATCTCGAAATGATGCAAACCTTGGGTAATTTTGAGCGTTTTGTTGAAGCGATCGCTATATTGATAATCGTGATGAGCATCGTGCACCCGCAAGGTGAACCGTGCTGATTCAGGCTGCGGATTGAAAATGTCAAACTCCAATACCTTGTAGTTGCGCCAGTCGGGAAAGACTTCGGTTATATTCAGACCAGGCCAGGCACCCGGAAATTGCTCTAACTTGGCTACCTGGGTTGCATTTTCTGGCCATTCTTCGGGTGCCGCCACAAAACTAACTTTGCCAGTATTTCCGGCGTGAACAAAAAAATTAAGTGCCGGATTATCGAAATCGGCAATTACTGGAAAGGCTACGGCACGCAATCTACCAGCTTTCAAAACTTTGTAGGGGTCGTAGAGATCTACGCCAATGAGCAGAACTGCCAGACATAGGAACACCCACCGCCAAGCACCCCGTAACAACCAACTCAGGTAGAGAGAAACGCCTGCGCAAACGCCGAGCAGATCCAGCCAAAAATCGCTCCAGCTGGCGCTTCTGCCCACTTTTGACTGCACCAGTTCAACGGCTCCACCAAACGCGATACAAATGAATACGGTTGCCAGCAATAATCGATTGGAATTTTCAAAAATAAACAGGTGAAATAAAACACAAAGAGACAAAGACAACAGCAAAAAAATAAGTCCGTGGCCAGATTCATGCAGCGTGAGCCAAAACTCTGAATTTCCAGGCAGTCTGTAAGAGAACAGCAGCCAGGTATTAAAAAGTGCGAGTAACGCCAGCAGCAGCAATCCGACTATGCGACGCGTTGTAAATAGGGTTTGAAAACTATTCCCTACAGTCATGGTGCACCGGCGCTCGTTTGGGGCCTTGTCGTTTAAAGCAATGACAAGCCCCTATCGAGATCTTTCTTAAGATCGTTCACAGACTCCAAACCAACGGCTACTCGAATCAAGGCCTGCGAGATGCCAGCGGCGTCACGCTCGGCATCACTCAAGCGACCA
The DNA window shown above is from Alteromonadaceae bacterium 2753L.S.0a.02 and carries:
- a CDS encoding Amt family ammonium transporter — encoded protein: MKNLLRVLPFLALSGIAHADELNGGNTGWILTSTALVLFMTLPGLSLFYGGLVRTKNVLSVLMQCFAIACLASLAWLVMGYSLAFGEGNLLIGDLSNAFFAGIARDTLSGDIPESLFAMFQMTFAIITPALVVGAFAERMKFSSVLIFSLFWLLLVYAPVCHWVWGGGWLAQYGLLDFAGGTVVHITAGVAALVCALVIGNRRGFPETAMPPHNMTMTVTGAGMLWVGWFGFNAGSALAANGDAAMAMLVTHISAAAGSLAWMTMEWSKFGKPSVLGIVTGMVAGLGTITPASGYVGPAAALVIGLSAGVICFFATQFIKRTLIIDDSLDVFPVHGVGGIIGTLAAGVFCSPGLGIFSGFGFGGDNETIVAQLGVQALGVVAVAAYTAVVTYGVLKLTDMLTSGVRVDKDEETQGLDLVLHEETGYKY
- a CDS encoding CBS domain-containing protein, with amino-acid sequence MLSLFVEDCMDGNPHALSTSATVRDAINLFTAAHIPGAPVIDENKHLVGYISEQDCLKEMLNDAFYSEQPPFVTQVMNYDVKTVAPMNSVLEVAEAMSKTSPKNYPVVENGRLVGMVSRSRILKSLSENNKGDYFHH
- a CDS encoding MoxR-like ATPase; amino-acid sequence: MKTHIENLFTSVSSVLLGKETQVKLAMTCLLARGHLLIEDLPGMGKTTLAQCLARALGLQYQRVQFTSDLLPADILGAAIFDRKVSEFKFLPGPIFSQVLLADEINRTTPKTQSALLEAMEERQVTVEGETRPLPEPFFVIATQNPLSQAGTYPLPESQLDRFLMRISLGYPNRETEQQLLKGSDPRNKLVEMEPVMSLQALQSIQSSVDAIKATDQLLDYLQRLVEFTRYDESFSYGISPRGAMAWLRAARAWALLHNREYLLPEDIQMVMPAVVGHRVRGVHSHSVTGRPEKARSLVDHLLTSVDVLASR
- a CDS encoding transmembrane secretion effector; translation: MFQALRLFLTAHGASAFALGIHQVLLAWLSIGIVGLSASHVGWVQASALLPNIVFMLIAGVWADKGKPARIMACAQGVLFLAYTFLALLVWLSALNFIWLVLYAAVVGSANAFLQPVREKIIGELSRHSLQVKITRASIVQFSLQSLGVLFASLSEQISLVMVCVIQMLFTAVAGLSLLQLHRTPAFAPIAEAESKGDGLITDFGKGVSAALAEPGVRQLILLISFNGFMHMGLFLVAIPVLARDIYDFNAVQYGFLQFSFVLGMLVAYVTIMRKPALQFPGRGALFSLLYTAIAGYGLSREPTFNGLYILMVFWGWIAGYSSTHCRMVLQSIARPEQKGRFVSLYQVALFGMAPLGALVTGYVIGFIPIATLFLTMSLCSVCVFLLLVVGGQLWSVEQAQN
- a CDS encoding VanZ like protein: MTVGNSFQTLFTTRRIVGLLLLALLALFNTWLLFSYRLPGNSEFWLTLHESGHGLIFLLLSLSLCVLFHLFIFENSNRLLLATVFICIAFGGAVELVQSKVGRSASWSDFWLDLLGVCAGVSLYLSWLLRGAWRWVFLCLAVLLIGVDLYDPYKVLKAGRLRAVAFPVIADFDNPALNFFVHAGNTGKVSFVAAPEEWPENATQVAKLEQFPGAWPGLNITEVFPDWRNYKVLEFDIFNPQPESARFTLRVHDAHHDYQYSDRFNKTLKITQGLHHFEIPLEKIKQGPKHRANDMANIRGLMIYSYKLDKKRTLYVDNIQLR
- a CDS encoding 23S rRNA (guanosine2251-2'-O)-methyltransferase → MTQDSKDYLARRKFFDKLLTIYGRKPCLEALSDPNVELFRLHLANSNKPAAILDDILHLAQQRGAEIQYHDKKALSRISRNAKQDQGVAADLVLKGFIEFDDFLKDFSAINQEFIALDRITNPQNLGMIIRSVCASPCAGLILPRKGCAKLDALVIKASAGTLFKTRVIRCEDLATCLQQFGKAGCRTIALTLDATTSVKNYKFGDAPSVFVLGNETEGLSNEVSEQCNTQLKIPMANGVESLNVAVTASLIAFRKVLTA
- a CDS encoding transglutaminase superfamily protein; translated protein: MTKITSRRKFFRTGSTIASGGATAGRFASEQVSRHTLGWIFVAQGVAILPLFFHLPHWLPVYWLCAIIIRVQVYRGVWPYPGSKIKLVLGLVGMAGLALSFGPRMGVEPMIGLLVLSFVLKLVEVRDRAGVLIILYIGFVAVGAQLLLQQTFYTSIYALFSSVILLAALQSVFRHRTISVLYQLRAAGILLLQSLPVMLILFLVMPRLGQLWAVPSMRGAGTTGFSDSMSPGDFSELIQSSEIVLRASFDGEVPPPQQRYWRGLVLENFDGRRWSRRGAPWMSLSMGGEDATRLHSRWQVESKSAQPINLNNTQNAELYRYTVLLEPHQYPWLFSIMLPLEAHSPSIDILSTEEFLLVSNKPIRTRTKYNVITLQEYKINAMKAALGELRRNILLPQGGNPLSRKLAESWLKEGQSQQQIVEKALQLYRDSFYYTLRAPELGENAVDDFLFVTQRGFCEHYSSSFVFLMRAAGIPARVVVGYLGGEFNREGNYLVVRQSDAHAWAEVWLPGEGWRRVDPTAAVSPARIDQSLLSALDREETNLVGGALLRLRGMAMIAQLRNKMEEWDYLWQMRVMGYDSDSQRSTLEKLLGGDAPWRIAVFFVGGIGTLLFIYYMMSLIRHRSIPVPPHQRILFDLLKRLEKHGVTRAPNETLATLAKRISESHPQLSLQLGAAAKTYNAIAYQQQVDRLDQFRKQTSLI